In Kitasatospora gansuensis, a genomic segment contains:
- a CDS encoding gluconolaconase, with protein MTDTEISRRGVLGAAVVAAAATAGLASSAEAATESADACPYPGVITGHADSLHPEGMVWDPRRKAVLLSSTRHGTASILKSDGSVTPLVSNPDPKIVSTVGIAVDVHRNRLLLGYHDLGLGTRSTPETYLKESGLGVFELSTGRQLFLVDLSLGDEPMHAADRVAIDKDGTAYVSDPAANKIYKVTVDGQASVFADTSVISPGWQLGTGAGVIGLLLHPAGFLLTLQYSTGQLVKIPLNAPQQAHPVTLDRAIIGGDSIALRPDGTLLVVSNNLANPDGIDAVIVLRPTDRTWSTAHEIQRVEPWPERLPTDVLVTPHGDYTLSGRPDLLFKGETTDDFVLHRI; from the coding sequence ATGACCGACACTGAGATCAGCCGCCGCGGCGTGCTCGGGGCCGCAGTGGTCGCCGCCGCTGCCACGGCCGGTCTGGCATCCTCGGCCGAGGCGGCCACCGAATCCGCCGACGCCTGCCCCTACCCCGGAGTCATCACCGGCCACGCCGACTCCCTGCACCCGGAGGGCATGGTCTGGGATCCCCGGCGCAAGGCCGTCCTGCTGAGCTCGACCCGGCACGGCACCGCCTCGATCCTGAAGTCCGACGGCTCGGTGACCCCGCTGGTCAGCAACCCCGACCCGAAGATCGTCTCGACCGTCGGCATAGCCGTCGACGTCCACCGCAACCGGCTGCTGCTCGGCTACCACGACCTCGGCCTCGGCACCCGGTCCACCCCGGAGACCTACCTCAAGGAGTCCGGGCTCGGCGTGTTCGAGCTGAGCACCGGCCGCCAGCTGTTCCTGGTGGACCTCAGCCTCGGCGACGAGCCGATGCACGCCGCCGACCGGGTCGCCATCGACAAGGACGGCACCGCGTACGTCAGCGACCCCGCCGCCAACAAGATCTACAAGGTCACCGTCGACGGCCAGGCCTCGGTGTTCGCCGACACCTCGGTGATCTCCCCCGGCTGGCAGCTGGGCACCGGCGCCGGCGTGATCGGTCTGCTGCTGCACCCGGCCGGCTTCCTGCTGACCCTGCAGTACAGCACCGGCCAGCTGGTCAAGATCCCGCTGAACGCCCCGCAGCAGGCCCACCCGGTCACGCTGGACCGTGCGATCATCGGCGGCGACTCGATCGCCCTGCGCCCGGACGGCACCCTGCTGGTGGTCAGCAACAACCTGGCGAACCCGGACGGCATCGACGCGGTGATCGTGCTCCGCCCGACCGACCGCACCTGGTCCACCGCGCACGAGATCCAGCGGGTCGAGCCGTGGCCCGAGCGGCTGCCCACCGACGTGCTGGTCACCCCGCACGGCGACTACACGCTGAGTGGCCGTCCCGACCTGCTTTTCAAGGGCGAGACCACCGACGATTTCGTCCTGCACCGTATCTGA
- a CDS encoding FG-GAP-like repeat-containing protein, translating to MNGIGVPLRAVLVAALAAAGLAAGPPTAVAAAEPDGGLFAPAVNYRAGQYPFEIALGDFHGNGRLDLVAANNYDSTVSVFTANGDGTFGPPDTSPVGLDPSRIVTGDFSGDGRTDLAIATGGHPVSNVGAVELRLSNGDGTFQPSREFAAGAHPVGLATGDLNGDGRPDLVTANGNDGTVSVLLGNGDGTLQPQRTHRVGSRPTDLVLVDLDRDGHLDLAVPDDSDFAAGAVFVLLGNGDGTFRAARSHPTGSTPLGLTTADFNGDGRPDLAVTSATADAVSILLGDGTGGLGAPTAVPMGDFPGSITTGDLDLDGRADLVATGTDLKATVLLGNGDGTFQPQQGYGKPAFGGRPVIADLNGDGRPDLAVGNDYAASILLNIGRRPVTTTLTSSADPAPFGQPVTFTATVCPASPAIAPAGPPTGTVTLTEGDTPIGTGTLSPGGGPNCALTRISRDGLLPGPHTVTARYPGDTAYRPGAPVSLTQRVGCARTLTGRVGSVVATGPSTCLLDATADSVLVEPGATLFVGHSTLGSITARGAAFLGVCDSTLTGSLAAADSTGAVLLGDPAGRGCLGNRITGSVQLSSNHGGLTVGANTVGGSLHCTGNTPPPVHNGAPNTIGGARTGQCAAL from the coding sequence ATGAACGGGATCGGGGTACCGCTGCGCGCGGTACTGGTGGCAGCCCTGGCGGCGGCGGGCCTGGCGGCGGGCCCGCCGACCGCGGTGGCGGCGGCGGAACCGGACGGTGGCCTGTTCGCCCCAGCGGTGAACTACCGGGCCGGGCAGTATCCGTTCGAGATCGCGCTCGGCGACTTCCACGGCAACGGGCGCCTCGACCTGGTCGCGGCCAACAACTACGACAGCACCGTCTCGGTCTTCACGGCCAACGGGGACGGCACCTTCGGCCCGCCGGACACCTCACCGGTCGGCCTCGACCCCAGCCGGATCGTGACCGGAGACTTCAGTGGGGACGGCCGGACCGACCTGGCGATCGCCACCGGCGGACACCCCGTCAGCAACGTCGGTGCGGTCGAGCTCCGGCTCAGCAACGGCGACGGCACCTTCCAGCCCTCGCGCGAGTTCGCCGCCGGCGCGCACCCCGTCGGGCTGGCCACCGGCGACCTGAACGGGGACGGCCGACCCGACCTGGTGACCGCGAACGGCAACGACGGCACGGTGTCGGTGCTGCTGGGCAACGGCGACGGCACCCTCCAGCCGCAGCGGACCCACCGCGTGGGCTCCCGGCCGACCGACCTGGTCCTGGTGGACCTGGACCGGGACGGACATCTCGACCTCGCGGTGCCGGACGACAGCGATTTCGCCGCCGGGGCGGTGTTCGTGCTGCTCGGCAACGGTGACGGCACCTTCCGGGCCGCCCGTAGCCACCCCACCGGATCCACCCCGCTCGGCCTGACCACCGCCGACTTCAACGGCGACGGCCGGCCCGACCTGGCGGTCACCTCCGCGACGGCCGACGCGGTGAGCATCCTGCTCGGCGACGGCACCGGCGGCCTCGGCGCGCCGACCGCCGTCCCGATGGGCGACTTCCCCGGCTCGATCACCACCGGGGACCTGGACCTGGACGGCCGGGCCGACCTGGTCGCCACCGGCACCGACCTCAAGGCAACCGTGCTGCTCGGCAACGGCGACGGCACCTTCCAGCCCCAACAGGGCTACGGGAAACCGGCGTTCGGCGGCCGGCCGGTGATCGCCGACCTGAACGGCGACGGCCGGCCGGACCTCGCCGTCGGCAACGACTACGCCGCCTCGATCCTGCTGAACATCGGCCGACGGCCCGTCACCACCACTCTCACCTCCTCCGCCGACCCGGCCCCGTTCGGCCAGCCGGTGACCTTCACCGCCACCGTCTGCCCGGCCTCACCGGCCATCGCCCCGGCAGGACCGCCGACCGGCACCGTGACCCTGACCGAGGGCGACACCCCGATCGGCACCGGTACCCTCTCCCCCGGCGGCGGCCCGAACTGCGCGCTCACCCGGATCAGCCGGGACGGCCTGCTGCCCGGCCCGCACACCGTCACCGCCCGCTACCCGGGCGACACCGCCTACCGGCCCGGTGCGCCCGTGAGCCTCACCCAACGGGTCGGCTGCGCCCGGACGCTCACCGGCCGGGTCGGTTCGGTGGTGGCGACCGGCCCCAGCACCTGCCTGCTGGACGCGACCGCCGACTCCGTCCTGGTCGAGCCCGGGGCCACGCTGTTCGTCGGCCACTCGACCCTCGGCAGCATCACCGCGCGCGGCGCCGCCTTCCTCGGCGTCTGCGACAGCACGCTGACCGGCTCGCTGGCGGCGGCCGACTCCACCGGCGCCGTCCTCCTCGGGGACCCGGCCGGGCGCGGCTGCCTCGGCAACCGGATCACCGGATCGGTCCAACTCTCGTCCAATCACGGCGGGTTGACGGTCGGGGCGAACACCGTCGGCGGATCCCTGCACTGCACCGGCAACACCCCGCCGCCCGTCCACAACGGAGCGCCCAACACCATCGGCGGCGCCCGGACGGGTCAGTGCGCGGCGCTGTGA
- a CDS encoding TetR/AcrR family transcriptional regulator, giving the protein MGHREDLLEGAKRCLIEKGYGRTTTRDIVAASGANLASIGYHYGSKEALLNAALLEALDDTGGEYQPTSVEDPRPGADPLERFEAAWAQIVEKYTTRRQLLLASFEVFAQVDRVPELRAALADGIQQGRESMAELFQSIAGDSAEPLDEERQNAIGSFYQALATGVMAQLLVDPDRAPSARDLTLALRTMVNWHTALLPEPQPVQI; this is encoded by the coding sequence ATGGGACATCGTGAGGATCTGCTGGAGGGCGCCAAGCGGTGCCTTATCGAAAAGGGTTACGGCCGTACGACCACCAGAGACATCGTCGCGGCTTCCGGGGCCAACCTGGCCTCCATCGGTTACCACTACGGGTCGAAGGAGGCGCTGCTCAACGCCGCTCTCCTGGAGGCACTGGACGACACCGGTGGGGAGTACCAGCCGACCTCGGTCGAGGACCCGAGGCCCGGCGCCGACCCGCTGGAGCGGTTCGAGGCGGCCTGGGCTCAGATCGTCGAGAAGTACACCACGCGCCGGCAGCTGCTGCTGGCCAGCTTCGAGGTGTTCGCGCAGGTGGACAGGGTTCCCGAGTTGCGGGCGGCACTGGCCGACGGCATCCAGCAAGGGCGCGAGTCGATGGCCGAGCTGTTCCAGAGCATCGCCGGCGACAGTGCCGAGCCGCTCGACGAGGAGCGGCAGAACGCGATCGGTTCGTTCTACCAGGCGCTGGCCACGGGTGTGATGGCTCAGCTGCTGGTGGATCCGGACCGGGCCCCGTCCGCGCGTGATCTGACCCTGGCCCTGCGCACGATGGTGAATTGGCACACCGCGCTTCTGCCGGAGCCTCAGCCCGTTCAGATCTGA
- a CDS encoding cytochrome P450: MTKLRSRATSWIGRRYLARTARNGFDLSDVSFLPESVLMPLKRDGLDPVPAMATTRAAAPISRVPLPFGFNAWLVTGYEEVKQVLGRPTGFSSDFANLIGNVGVTEGQNPGGLGFSDPPVHTRLRKRLTPEFTMRRLSRLGPRIDALVTEQLNQMAAAGPGPVDLVEHYALPIPSLTICELLGIPYEDREDFQRLGTARFDLFAGAGTPFGAITESLAYLQEVVQRQRVEPGDGLLGMLIKEYGDDIDDQELAGLADGVLTGGFETTASMLALGSLVLLQDPVAFARIRDDDAATAPFVDELLRYLTVVQMAFPRFAREDMEIAGTRISAGDVVLCSLSGANRDTVFGADPERFDGDRQGPSHLAFGYGMHRCIGAELAKMELRSAFPALVRRFPELRLAVPPEELAFRKLSIVYGVESLPVLVR, translated from the coding sequence ATGACCAAACTCCGTTCACGTGCGACCAGTTGGATCGGGCGCCGTTACCTCGCCCGGACCGCCCGGAACGGCTTCGACCTCTCCGACGTCTCATTCCTGCCCGAATCGGTCCTGATGCCGCTGAAGCGGGATGGACTGGACCCGGTCCCGGCGATGGCCACCACCCGGGCGGCCGCGCCGATCAGCCGGGTGCCGCTGCCGTTCGGCTTCAACGCCTGGCTGGTCACCGGCTACGAGGAGGTCAAGCAGGTGCTCGGCCGGCCGACCGGCTTCAGCAGCGACTTCGCCAACCTGATCGGCAACGTCGGCGTGACCGAGGGTCAGAACCCGGGTGGCCTGGGCTTCAGCGACCCCCCGGTGCACACCCGGCTCCGGAAGCGACTGACCCCCGAGTTCACCATGCGCAGGCTCAGCCGCCTCGGCCCCCGGATCGACGCGCTGGTCACCGAGCAGCTCAACCAGATGGCCGCCGCCGGCCCGGGCCCGGTCGACCTGGTGGAGCACTACGCGCTGCCGATCCCCTCGCTGACCATCTGTGAGCTGCTCGGCATACCGTACGAGGACCGCGAGGACTTCCAGCGGCTCGGCACCGCCCGGTTCGACCTGTTCGCCGGCGCGGGCACCCCGTTCGGCGCGATCACCGAGTCGCTGGCCTACCTGCAGGAGGTCGTGCAGCGCCAGCGGGTCGAGCCCGGCGACGGCCTGCTCGGCATGCTGATCAAGGAGTACGGCGACGACATCGACGACCAGGAGCTGGCCGGTCTCGCCGACGGGGTGCTGACAGGTGGCTTCGAGACCACCGCGAGCATGCTGGCGCTCGGTTCGCTGGTGCTGCTGCAGGACCCGGTGGCGTTCGCCCGGATCCGCGACGACGACGCCGCGACCGCGCCGTTCGTCGACGAGCTGCTGCGGTACCTGACGGTGGTCCAGATGGCCTTCCCGCGGTTCGCCCGCGAGGACATGGAGATCGCCGGCACCCGGATCTCGGCGGGCGACGTGGTGCTCTGCTCGCTCAGCGGCGCCAACCGGGACACCGTCTTCGGCGCCGACCCGGAGCGCTTCGACGGCGACCGCCAGGGCCCCTCGCACCTGGCCTTCGGGTACGGCATGCACCGCTGCATCGGCGCCGAGCTGGCCAAGATGGAGCTGCGCTCCGCCTTCCCCGCCCTGGTCCGGCGGTTCCCCGAACTGCGGCTGGCGGTACCCCCGGAGGAGCTGGCCTTCCGCAAGCTGTCGATCGTGTACGGCGTCGAGTCGCTCCCCGTCCTGGTGCGGTAG
- a CDS encoding acyl-CoA carboxylase subunit beta yields MRARVDELLATKDEVAQGAPQATRNQRAKGKLTVRERIDLLFDEGTFREIEQLRRHRATGFGLEDKRPHTDGVITGWGKVWGRTVFVYAHDFRIFGGSLGEAHAEKIHKVMDLAEAAGAPLVSLSDGAGARIQEGVTALAGYGGIFRRNVQASGVIPQISVMLGPCAGGATYSPALTDFVFMVRDISQMYITGPDVVKSVTGETITHDGLGGAEVHAAVSGAAGFLHDNEADCIEDVRHLLSLLPSNNRELPPVELSEDPPDRRNEALLDLVPADPNRAYDMRKVIEEIVDDADFFEVHASWATNILCGLARLDGHVVGIVANQPASFAGVLDINASEKAARFVQLCDAFSIPLVTLVDVPGFLPGRDQEHEGIIRHGAKLLYAYCNATVPRIQLILRKAYGGAYIVMDSRSIGTDISYAWPTNEIAVMGAEGAANVVFRREIAAADDPEAARQQRIKEYQEELMHPYYAAERGLVDDVIDPALTRSTLIDALAMLRAKHTRLPARKHGNPPV; encoded by the coding sequence ATGCGGGCCAGGGTCGACGAGTTGCTGGCGACCAAGGACGAGGTGGCGCAGGGTGCGCCGCAGGCGACCCGGAACCAGCGGGCCAAGGGGAAGCTGACGGTCCGTGAACGGATCGACCTGCTCTTCGACGAGGGGACCTTCCGGGAGATCGAACAGCTCCGCCGGCACCGGGCGACCGGTTTCGGACTGGAGGACAAGCGCCCGCACACCGACGGTGTGATCACCGGGTGGGGCAAGGTCTGGGGCCGGACGGTCTTCGTCTACGCCCACGACTTCCGGATCTTCGGCGGCTCGCTCGGCGAGGCGCACGCGGAGAAGATCCACAAGGTGATGGACCTGGCCGAGGCGGCCGGTGCGCCGCTGGTCAGTCTCAGCGACGGCGCCGGGGCCCGGATCCAGGAGGGTGTCACCGCGCTGGCCGGGTACGGCGGGATCTTCCGCCGCAACGTCCAGGCGTCCGGGGTGATCCCGCAGATATCGGTGATGCTCGGCCCGTGCGCGGGCGGCGCGACCTACTCGCCCGCGCTGACCGACTTCGTCTTCATGGTCCGGGACATCTCGCAGATGTACATCACCGGACCCGACGTGGTGAAGTCGGTGACCGGCGAGACCATCACCCACGACGGGCTCGGCGGCGCCGAGGTGCACGCGGCGGTCTCCGGCGCGGCCGGCTTCCTGCACGACAACGAGGCCGACTGCATCGAGGACGTCCGGCACCTGCTCTCGCTGCTGCCGTCCAACAACCGTGAGCTGCCCCCCGTGGAGCTCTCCGAGGACCCGCCGGACCGGCGCAACGAGGCGCTGCTCGACCTGGTGCCGGCCGACCCCAACCGCGCCTACGACATGCGCAAGGTGATCGAGGAGATCGTCGACGACGCCGACTTCTTCGAGGTGCACGCCTCCTGGGCCACCAACATCCTCTGCGGGCTGGCCCGGCTGGACGGGCACGTGGTGGGCATCGTGGCCAACCAACCCGCCTCGTTCGCCGGGGTGCTGGACATCAACGCCTCGGAGAAGGCGGCGCGCTTCGTGCAGCTCTGCGACGCGTTCAGCATCCCGCTGGTGACCCTGGTCGACGTGCCGGGATTCCTGCCGGGCCGGGACCAGGAGCACGAGGGCATCATCCGGCACGGCGCCAAGCTGCTGTACGCGTACTGCAACGCGACCGTGCCGCGGATCCAGCTGATCCTGCGAAAGGCATACGGCGGCGCGTACATCGTGATGGACTCGCGCTCGATCGGTACCGACATCTCCTACGCCTGGCCCACCAACGAGATCGCCGTGATGGGCGCCGAGGGTGCGGCCAACGTGGTGTTCCGCCGCGAGATCGCGGCCGCCGACGATCCCGAGGCGGCCCGGCAGCAGCGGATCAAGGAGTACCAGGAGGAGTTGATGCACCCGTACTACGCGGCCGAGCGCGGCCTGGTGGACGATGTGATCGACCCGGC